A genome region from Blautia coccoides includes the following:
- a CDS encoding type II toxin-antitoxin system PemK/MazF family toxin — MEDRNVRRGDIYHADLDPVFGSEQGGYRPVLVIQNNIGNQYSPTVIVAAITSKEKMKLSTHIAVPEMEGLEKDSVVLLEQLRTLDKRRLENYVCTLDRTEMEKINKAIRRSTGIPKIIEKPLVVSLCRVCAGNFYEVPGRYIRRVNPEQRYKELCMFCNVRNGYDYYIGRKNK; from the coding sequence ATGGAAGATAGAAACGTCAGGCGTGGGGATATTTATCACGCCGACCTCGATCCTGTATTTGGAAGTGAACAGGGCGGTTATCGTCCGGTGCTGGTGATTCAGAATAATATAGGAAATCAATACAGTCCGACAGTGATCGTGGCAGCAATTACAAGTAAAGAAAAAATGAAACTGTCAACACACATTGCAGTCCCGGAAATGGAAGGTTTGGAAAAGGATTCTGTAGTGCTACTAGAGCAGCTCAGAACTTTAGATAAAAGACGGTTGGAAAATTATGTGTGTACCTTAGATCGTACTGAAATGGAGAAAATCAATAAAGCAATCCGAAGAAGTACCGGAATACCGAAAATTATTGAAAAACCGTTAGTCGTGAGCTTGTGCAGAGTATGTGCAGGCAATTTTTATGAGGTGCCGGGACGTTATATCCGGCGGGTGAATCCGGAGCAGCGATATAAGGAATTATGTATGTTCTGCAATGTCCGGAATGGGTACGACTATTATATAGGAAGAAAGAACAAGTAA
- a CDS encoding ATP-binding cassette domain-containing protein, with translation MDYILKAENLTKIYGHHKALDNFSIHIPQGVIYGLVGKNGAGKTTLLRIICGLQEATFGDYSLYGISSRKHEILNARKEMGAVIETPAIYLDMSATGNLKEQYRVLGLRSFDTIPQLLKMVGLEGTGRKKAKNFSLGMRQRLGIAIALVGNPRFLVLDEPINGLDPQGIIEMRQLLLNLNQQYGITILVSSHILDELSRLATHYGFIDNGKMIKEISADDLENSFRKSIRIEVTDGKALAAVLKQTGQPYKMPAPNVAEIYHRLNISQLTSALEKYHCDLLSIQEQEENLESYYVDLIGGVSHE, from the coding sequence TTGGATTATATTCTCAAAGCCGAGAATTTGACGAAGATTTACGGCCACCATAAAGCATTAGACAATTTTTCCATACACATTCCGCAGGGGGTTATCTATGGATTAGTAGGAAAAAATGGTGCTGGCAAAACAACCTTGCTTCGGATAATTTGCGGACTGCAAGAAGCTACTTTCGGGGATTATTCCCTATATGGAATTAGCAGCCGAAAACACGAAATCCTGAACGCAAGAAAAGAAATGGGGGCCGTGATTGAAACACCGGCTATCTATCTGGATATGTCGGCCACCGGAAACTTAAAGGAACAGTATCGTGTGTTGGGACTACGATCATTCGATACCATTCCTCAACTTCTGAAGATGGTGGGCTTGGAGGGTACCGGCAGGAAAAAGGCAAAGAATTTTAGCTTAGGTATGAGGCAGCGATTAGGAATTGCGATTGCTCTTGTGGGAAATCCAAGGTTTTTGGTGTTAGACGAGCCAATCAACGGACTCGACCCGCAGGGCATCATTGAAATGCGGCAGCTTCTTTTGAACCTCAATCAGCAGTATGGTATTACCATTTTGGTATCCAGCCACATTCTCGATGAGCTGTCCCGTCTTGCTACGCATTACGGCTTTATCGACAACGGAAAGATGATTAAAGAAATCAGTGCGGATGATTTGGAAAACTCGTTCCGCAAGTCTATCCGAATTGAAGTAACAGATGGCAAAGCGTTGGCCGCCGTTTTGAAGCAGACAGGCCAACCTTACAAAATGCCTGCTCCCAATGTGGCAGAGATTTATCACAGATTAAATATTTCCCAGCTTACATCTGCCCTGGAGAAGTACCATTGTGATCTGCTGTCCATTCAGGAACAGGAAGAAAATCTGGAAAGCTACTATGTTGATTTAATCGGAGGTGTTAGCCATGAGTAG
- a CDS encoding RNA polymerase sigma factor — protein MEGRQPKRRKDKYNPYEIYEKDGKYYVSFRNGEKEYKDLEIGKNVYEAFNTFELQDVSHMNIVDRHLEQSEIWDSSLYERIFQKEESVEDTVLNKLDTERLHSAIQQLSEIQRRRLMKYYFEDKNYEQIAQEEGCSFQMVAKSVKAAIRNLKKILR, from the coding sequence ATGGAAGGCAGACAGCCCAAAAGAAGAAAAGATAAATACAACCCATATGAAATCTATGAGAAGGACGGAAAATATTATGTTTCATTTCGCAATGGTGAAAAAGAGTACAAGGATTTGGAAATAGGAAAGAATGTATATGAGGCTTTTAATACGTTTGAATTGCAGGACGTGTCGCATATGAATATTGTGGACAGGCATTTGGAACAGTCAGAAATCTGGGATTCCAGTTTATATGAACGGATATTTCAGAAAGAAGAAAGTGTAGAGGATACGGTTCTGAATAAACTGGACACGGAACGGTTACATAGTGCAATCCAGCAGTTGTCGGAAATTCAGAGAAGACGATTGATGAAGTATTATTTTGAAGATAAGAATTATGAGCAGATTGCACAGGAAGAAGGATGCTCTTTTCAGATGGTAGCAAAGTCTGTAAAAGCAGCAATCAGAAATTTGAAAAAGATTTTGAGATAG
- a CDS encoding ABC transporter permease subunit, with product MSRLLVSTFIRMLKKVIFWFFVLCMFAYGVYTALNIASEARIGFVLDRCLFECLPLMGLISAIFTSLFIGSEYSDGTIRNKIIVGHSRIRIYLANLIVCAIASVLISLSYTVGVFVIGNMNGGELITETATIFLCMISSLMISITFASIMTLLAILNTNKAGNVVVSMILALVLLVSGSFIHQKLGEPKLYDNYVTVNEMGIPTQVEQLPNPQYIEGTPRIVLEVLSDLLPSGQAIQLADAFDTEGMTDESIAKAPYRWMGYSLLVTFLTSVLGIALFQKKEIR from the coding sequence ATGAGTAGACTGTTGGTATCAACATTTATTCGTATGCTGAAAAAAGTTATATTTTGGTTTTTTGTGCTTTGTATGTTTGCATACGGAGTGTATACTGCATTAAATATAGCTTCGGAGGCTCGTATAGGATTTGTGCTAGATAGATGCCTTTTTGAGTGCTTACCACTGATGGGGCTTATATCTGCAATCTTTACGAGCCTGTTTATTGGTTCCGAGTACAGCGATGGTACAATTCGCAATAAGATAATAGTCGGCCATTCTCGAATACGGATTTACTTAGCAAATCTTATTGTGTGTGCGATTGCCAGTGTATTGATTTCGCTGTCCTATACCGTTGGAGTTTTTGTAATAGGAAACATGAATGGCGGTGAACTGATAACAGAAACAGCTACAATTTTTCTGTGCATGATAAGCAGTCTTATGATTTCTATAACCTTCGCCAGCATTATGACGCTACTTGCTATCCTGAATACAAATAAGGCAGGCAATGTAGTTGTGAGTATGATACTGGCTTTGGTTCTACTGGTATCCGGTTCTTTTATCCATCAGAAACTTGGAGAACCAAAACTATACGATAACTATGTGACTGTCAATGAAATGGGTATCCCTACACAAGTTGAACAGCTTCCGAACCCTCAATACATTGAAGGTACACCACGGATTGTTCTTGAAGTTCTTAGCGATCTGCTACCCTCTGGACAGGCCATCCAACTTGCAGATGCGTTTGACACAGAGGGAATGACGGATGAAAGCATAGCAAAGGCCCCTTACAGATGGATGGGATATTCTCTGTTGGTGACATTTCTAACTTCTGTTTTGGGAATTGCCCTGTTTCAGAAAAAAGAAATTCGATGA
- a CDS encoding site-specific integrase, producing MKQKETQQETMSKEKRVVFFEGKSWYHRTKELQDDLTTKYGKKGGFETPEEAEKSYWEYEKRYQKKQRDLQIAKMQKTDVMLGDYLEYWFENIFSPRIETTTRMVGAYTLYNLILPSMEADIKLRYVSVEYLDALLERVAKICPSAGNKGRELLSIAMKDAARDKFISYNPMPETKPYPRAKPKVRVLGKEKLKVFLEAASKNPWYLEILLGLFCGLRKGEILGLKFQDFDFEKQTVRISRQIVGNLKVKEQEFTITEYAVIERNPKTENSYRILRVPKVVMREVKHRQQLIDKRKADMGVAYKDYDYVSCQENGEPRSLTAMNQALTKICNRNGLPNITVHGLRHMFATILIELGVPLFKISGLLGHSSVHTTYEYYCEIMDEQDKIIAFVNNTFVPQQTGTEG from the coding sequence ATGAAACAGAAAGAAACGCAGCAAGAGACAATGTCAAAGGAAAAGAGAGTTGTCTTTTTTGAAGGAAAATCATGGTATCACAGAACCAAAGAGCTGCAGGACGATCTGACGACAAAATATGGGAAAAAAGGTGGCTTTGAAACGCCGGAAGAAGCAGAGAAAAGTTACTGGGAATATGAAAAAAGATACCAGAAGAAGCAGAGAGATCTCCAGATTGCAAAAATGCAAAAGACAGATGTGATGCTTGGGGATTATCTGGAATACTGGTTTGAAAATATTTTCAGTCCGAGAATTGAGACAACCACGAGAATGGTTGGAGCATATACCTTATATAATCTGATTCTTCCGAGTATGGAAGCGGATATCAAATTAAGGTATGTTTCAGTAGAGTATTTAGATGCTCTACTGGAACGTGTCGCGAAAATCTGTCCTTCAGCGGGAAATAAAGGGCGGGAGCTTTTGAGTATCGCCATGAAAGATGCAGCAAGAGATAAGTTCATAAGCTATAATCCAATGCCTGAGACAAAGCCATATCCGAGAGCAAAACCAAAGGTAAGGGTATTAGGCAAAGAAAAATTGAAGGTTTTTCTTGAAGCTGCGAGCAAGAATCCTTGGTATCTGGAAATTTTACTGGGACTGTTTTGTGGATTACGAAAAGGAGAAATCCTTGGATTGAAGTTTCAGGACTTTGATTTTGAAAAGCAGACGGTCAGAATCAGCAGACAGATTGTCGGAAATCTTAAAGTGAAAGAACAGGAATTTACGATTACGGAATATGCTGTTATCGAACGGAATCCAAAGACGGAGAACAGTTACCGGATATTAAGAGTTCCGAAAGTGGTGATGCGGGAAGTGAAACACAGACAACAGTTAATTGATAAGCGTAAAGCAGATATGGGGGTAGCGTACAAGGATTATGATTATGTATCTTGTCAGGAAAACGGCGAACCCCGATCATTAACGGCAATGAATCAGGCACTTACGAAAATCTGTAACAGAAATGGATTGCCAAATATCACCGTACATGGACTCAGACATATGTTTGCGACCATTTTAATTGAGCTTGGAGTTCCATTGTTTAAAATATCTGGTCTGTTAGGTCATAGTTCCGTTCATACGACTTACGAATATTATTGTGAGATTATGGACGAGCAGGATAAGATTATTGCGTTTGTAAATAATACATTTGTACCACAACAAACCGGAACGGAGGGATAG
- a CDS encoding helix-turn-helix domain-containing protein, translated as MAMIENEMEKKVYKVEDVQNLLGLGRSKAYEFIENVYYDRKPFRVLKIGRSYRIPCNSFDKWLNGDEERERVRAE; from the coding sequence ATGGCAATGATAGAGAATGAAATGGAAAAGAAAGTATATAAAGTAGAAGATGTTCAAAATTTGCTTGGGCTGGGACGCTCCAAGGCATATGAATTTATAGAAAATGTTTATTATGACAGAAAACCATTCCGGGTGTTGAAGATTGGCAGATCTTATCGTATCCCATGCAATTCTTTTGATAAGTGGCTGAATGGAGACGAGGAGAGAGAAAGAGTGAGAGCAGAATGA